Proteins found in one Serinicoccus marinus DSM 15273 genomic segment:
- a CDS encoding molybdopterin-dependent oxidoreductase, which yields MGRRSFLQWSAVAGGGVGLAACTGAEEGQTAAQALAPAAPPDRTVWNACLVNCGSRCPLRFEVRDDQITRVLPDDTGDDEIGTQQIRACVRGRSIRQRIYSPERLKTPMRRVGERGAGEWEEITWEEAFDDIADNLRRVLEEYGNEAVFQAYGTGVIGGTIINSYGPYGGAIQRLMNILGGSLTYYGDYSTGCITEAMRVQYGGWTDTNSHDDWKNSELVVIFGNDPIENRMSGGGEVFVTQQTKKKHHTRVIVVDPRLSDTAQQLADEWVAIRPGTDVALIAALAHVMISEDLHDQEFLDSHCVGFDDEHLPEGVPAGSSYRAYVMGEGPDGIAKTPEWASPITGVPVATIVDLARQIGRAAGPVAVMQGWSAQRQQNGENQSRAMFTLAAMTGSIGVPGGGTGSREGAFMLSLAKPFDAIPNPVTTQISHFTWTDAIERGPEMTALNAGVRGADRLSVPIKFIWNYGGNTLVNQHSDINRTTELLRDDSLCEFIVVIENQMTVSSATPTSCCPTCQTPSRWTSSTRGTPAPWVTPSWRTRPSNRSTIAAGSTRSAARSPPGWAWSGSSARAAPRRSGSSTPSRRPARPTPSCRPSRSCGRWASGRWSGRA from the coding sequence GTGGGGCGCAGGAGTTTCCTGCAGTGGAGCGCCGTGGCCGGTGGGGGAGTCGGGCTGGCCGCGTGCACGGGTGCCGAGGAGGGGCAGACGGCCGCCCAGGCCCTGGCCCCCGCGGCCCCGCCGGACCGGACGGTGTGGAACGCGTGCCTGGTCAACTGCGGCTCCCGCTGCCCCTTGCGGTTCGAGGTCCGGGACGACCAGATCACCCGGGTCCTGCCCGACGACACCGGCGACGACGAGATCGGCACCCAGCAGATCCGTGCCTGCGTCCGCGGCCGCTCGATCCGGCAGCGGATCTACAGCCCGGAGCGGCTCAAGACCCCGATGCGTCGTGTCGGCGAGCGCGGCGCCGGCGAGTGGGAGGAGATCACCTGGGAGGAGGCCTTCGACGACATCGCCGACAACCTCCGCCGGGTGCTGGAGGAGTACGGCAACGAGGCGGTCTTCCAGGCCTACGGCACCGGCGTCATCGGCGGGACGATCATCAACTCCTACGGGCCCTACGGCGGGGCGATCCAGCGCCTGATGAATATCTTGGGCGGCTCGCTCACCTACTACGGCGACTACTCCACCGGCTGCATCACCGAGGCGATGCGCGTGCAGTACGGCGGGTGGACCGATACCAACAGCCACGACGACTGGAAGAACAGCGAGCTGGTCGTCATCTTCGGCAACGACCCGATCGAGAACCGGATGAGCGGGGGCGGCGAGGTCTTCGTCACCCAGCAGACGAAGAAGAAGCACCACACCCGCGTCATCGTGGTCGACCCCAGGCTGTCGGACACCGCCCAGCAGCTGGCCGACGAGTGGGTCGCCATCCGCCCCGGCACCGACGTCGCGCTCATCGCGGCTCTGGCGCACGTGATGATCAGCGAGGACCTCCACGACCAGGAGTTCCTGGACAGCCACTGCGTCGGGTTCGACGACGAGCACCTGCCCGAGGGCGTGCCCGCCGGGAGCTCCTACCGGGCCTACGTGATGGGCGAGGGCCCGGACGGGATCGCCAAGACACCGGAGTGGGCCTCCCCCATCACCGGTGTCCCGGTGGCCACCATCGTCGACCTGGCCCGGCAGATCGGACGAGCCGCCGGTCCGGTGGCGGTGATGCAGGGCTGGTCGGCCCAGCGCCAGCAGAACGGGGAGAACCAGTCGCGGGCCATGTTCACCCTCGCGGCGATGACCGGCAGCATCGGTGTCCCGGGCGGCGGCACCGGTTCCCGGGAGGGCGCTTTCATGCTCAGCCTGGCCAAGCCCTTCGACGCCATCCCGAACCCGGTGACGACGCAGATCTCCCACTTCACCTGGACCGACGCCATCGAGCGCGGGCCGGAGATGACCGCGCTCAACGCCGGGGTGCGTGGCGCCGACCGGCTGTCGGTGCCGATCAAGTTCATCTGGAACTATGGCGGCAACACCCTCGTCAACCAGCATTCCGACATCAACCGCACCACTGAGCTGTTGCGGGACGACAGCCTGTGCGAGTTCATCGTCGTCATCGAGAACCAGATGACCGTCTCGTCCGCTACGCCGACATCCTGCTGCCCGACCTGTCAAACGCCGAGCAGATGGACATCATCAACCAGGGGCACGCCGGCACCATGGGTTACACCATCCTGGCGGACAAGGCCATCGAACCGCTCTACGATTGCCGCGGGATCTACGAGATCTGCAGCGAGGTCGCCGCCCGGATGGGCGTGGAGCGGGAGTTCAGCGAGGGCCGCACCCAGGAGGAGTGGGTCGAGCACACCGTCGAGGAGACCCGCAAGACCTACCCCGAGCTGCCGCCCTTCGAGGAGCTGCGGGAGATGGGCGTCTGGAAGATGGTCGGGGAGAGCGTGA
- a CDS encoding molybdopterin dinucleotide binding domain-containing protein: MVGESVIPLRDFREDPEANPLPTPSGKIEIFSEEVWGNAKRWELPEGERITAVPEYVRTTEGAEAARAYTSYPLQLINKHFKGRTHSTYGNVPWLQEAHPQRLWINPADATARGLDNDDWVRVFNDRGATLVAVKVTPRIAPGVVMLPHGAWYDPGPDGTDRAGTANILTSWHPTSLAKSNPQYSTLVELEKTTAPDLEA, translated from the coding sequence ATGGTCGGGGAGAGCGTGATCCCCCTGCGCGACTTCCGCGAGGACCCGGAAGCCAACCCGCTGCCCACCCCCTCGGGCAAGATCGAGATCTTCTCCGAGGAGGTCTGGGGGAACGCCAAGCGCTGGGAGCTCCCGGAGGGCGAGCGGATCACCGCGGTGCCGGAGTACGTCCGCACCACCGAGGGTGCCGAAGCCGCCCGCGCGTACACGTCATACCCCCTGCAGCTGATCAACAAGCACTTCAAGGGTCGCACCCACTCGACCTACGGCAACGTGCCCTGGCTGCAGGAGGCCCACCCGCAGCGGCTGTGGATCAACCCGGCGGACGCGACGGCCCGCGGGCTGGACAACGACGACTGGGTCAGGGTCTTCAACGACCGGGGCGCGACCCTGGTCGCCGTCAAGGTGACGCCGCGCATCGCCCCCGGGGTGGTCATGCTGCCGCACGGCGCGTGGTACGACCCCGGACCGGACGGCACCGACCGGGCCGGCACGGCCAACATCCTCACCAGCTGGCACCCGACCTCGCTGGCCAAGTCCAACCCGCAGTACTCCACGCTGGTGGAGCTGGAGAAGACGACCGCACCTGACCTGGAGGCATGA
- a CDS encoding DMSO/selenate family reductase complex B subunit, translating into MSDNLGFYLDQSVCTGCKACQIACKDKHDLPVGVTWRRVVEYTGGTWQQHGDTMVPNVFSYYTSIACNHCEDPICVAVCPTTAMHKREDGTVAVDPDKCVGCRYCEWACPYSAPQYNPELGHMTKCDLCADYRSEGKNPACVEACPSRALDWGPIDELRAKYGTVDAVEPLPDPSITRPHLVITPHRDAQPTGSGTGEIANPTEI; encoded by the coding sequence ATGAGCGACAACCTGGGGTTCTACCTCGACCAGAGCGTCTGCACCGGGTGCAAGGCCTGCCAGATCGCCTGCAAGGACAAGCACGACCTGCCCGTGGGCGTCACCTGGCGGCGGGTGGTGGAGTACACCGGAGGCACCTGGCAGCAGCACGGCGACACGATGGTGCCGAACGTCTTCAGCTACTACACCTCCATCGCGTGCAACCACTGCGAGGACCCGATCTGCGTGGCGGTCTGCCCGACCACCGCGATGCACAAGCGCGAGGACGGCACGGTGGCCGTGGACCCGGACAAGTGCGTCGGGTGCCGCTACTGCGAGTGGGCCTGCCCCTACTCCGCCCCGCAGTACAACCCCGAGCTCGGCCACATGACCAAGTGCGACCTGTGCGCCGACTACCGCTCCGAGGGGAAGAACCCGGCCTGCGTGGAGGCCTGCCCGTCCCGGGCCCTGGACTGGGGCCCGATCGATGAGCTGCGGGCGAAGTACGGCACGGTCGACGCCGTCGAGCCGCTGCCGGACCCGTCGATCACCAGGCCCCACCTGGTCATCACCCCCCACCGGGACGCCCAGCCCACGGGCAGCGGCACCGGCGAGATCGCCAACCCGACGGAGATCTAG